From the genome of Ictalurus furcatus strain D&B chromosome 4, Billie_1.0, whole genome shotgun sequence, one region includes:
- the LOC128606794 gene encoding FERM domain-containing protein 5-like — protein MLCEPLFGKCLEPSLPHLTHLWHYACSQGLQAPVTGLALIYIHWQPANLLIFSFCGIMVKCLIRISTRVNVHLRMINHCYRDVKVHVLSLGPRLLGKALGVLPLYPAITSQQEAVQAFPLPATPQPCVLSSTSSGLESLRDNAPSTLMRSISHSDSFIPHSHSQVNECSNIAEVITKDIFSPLDSVLPTPVTELSLEPAALTTGHANGTPCSTEEEMEAEQSTVAVREPGEPGTTARSAVVVSVITEVEELNKFVLSVLCLLHITIRLLFVLLLLLIIFTESDLDVAFLHDIRQTPKFEQFHYEYFCPLRRWFACKLHWVGGLFIRN, from the exons ATGTTGTGTGAGCCCCTGTTTGGAAAATGTTTAGAACCTTCTTTGCCTCATCTCACTCACCTCTGGCACTACGCATGCAGTCAAGGCCTACAGGCACCAGTAACTGGGTTGGCACTCATATATATTCACTGGCAACCAGCAAACCtgcttattttttctttctgtggCATTATGGTCAAGTGCCTGATCCGCATCAGCACCAGGGTGAATGTGCACCTGCGCATGATCAACCACTGCTACCGGGATGTGaaagtgcatgtgctcagcctGGGGCCACGGCTGTTGGGGAAGGCCCTGGGGGTGCTGCCGCTTTACCCAGCCATTACCAGTCAGCAGGAGGCTGTGCAGGCATTTCCTCTGCCTGCCACACCACAGCCATGTGTACTGTCCAGCACAAGCTCAG GCCTAGAATCACTGAGGGACAATGCACCCTCCACACTCATGCGTTCCATCTCACACAGTGATTCATTCATACCTCATTCCCACAGCCAGGTGAATGAGTGCAGCAACATTGCAGAAGTAATCACTAAGGACATCTTCAGCCCATTGGACAGCGTTCTGCCTACACCAGTGACCGAGCTCAGTCTGGAGCCAGCTGCTCTCACCACAGGGCATGCTAATGGCACTCCCTGCAGTActgaggaggagatggaggctGAGCAGAGCACAGTGGCAGTGAGAGAGCCAGGTGAACCAGGAACAACAGCAAGATCTGCGGTGGTGGTGTCTGTCATTACAGAGGTGGAAGAATTGAACAAGTTTGTCCTAAGTGTCCTCTGTTTGCTCCACATAACCATCAGActcctttttgttttgcttctcctcctcatcattTTCACAGAGTCTGATTTGGATGTGGCCTTTTTGCATGACATCCGTCAAACACCTAAGTTTGAGCAGTTTCATTATGAATACTTTTGTCCCCTCCGACGATGGTTTGCCTGTAAGCTGCACTGGGTGGGGGGCCTGTTCATTAGAAACTAA